A section of the Phormidium ambiguum IAM M-71 genome encodes:
- a CDS encoding GNAT family N-acetyltransferase produces MLIRPAKQSDIPEVLPMVGKICALHETWDSAKYGFLPNPEQGYERWLGSLVKSDRNILLVAEDQTKQKLAGFLAATIEREIPIYRLQEFAFIHDLWVEPEYRRSGVARLLVMEVMEQLQKLGVAQIRLDTAANNDAARKLFSECGFRPSTVEMLIELK; encoded by the coding sequence ATGTTGATTCGCCCCGCGAAACAATCTGATATTCCAGAGGTTTTGCCGATGGTGGGCAAAATTTGCGCTTTGCATGAAACTTGGGATAGTGCCAAGTATGGTTTTTTACCTAATCCAGAGCAAGGTTACGAAAGGTGGTTAGGTAGTTTGGTCAAAAGCGATCGCAATATTTTATTAGTAGCAGAAGACCAAACAAAGCAGAAATTAGCAGGTTTTTTAGCCGCCACAATCGAGCGAGAAATACCTATTTATCGACTGCAAGAATTTGCTTTTATTCATGACCTTTGGGTAGAACCAGAGTATCGTCGTAGTGGTGTAGCGCGACTGTTAGTAATGGAAGTTATGGAACAGTTACAAAAATTGGGAGTAGCACAAATTCGCTTAGATACTGCTGCTAATAATGACGCAGCCAGAAAGCTATTTTCAGAATGTGGCTTTCGTCCTAGTACAGTGGAAATGTTGATTGAGTTAAAGTGA
- a CDS encoding photosystem II protein, Psb35-related produces the protein MTILIALFIVGWLAASVIGTQAYFRGEQSKPIHDRNWRSKSFEKLAESFTGTKIDYNKRVPAYRMDAYTSNNLPS, from the coding sequence ATGACTATCCTGATTGCTTTATTTATCGTTGGTTGGTTAGCGGCTTCTGTGATTGGTACTCAAGCTTATTTTCGTGGCGAACAGTCTAAGCCAATTCACGATCGCAACTGGCGTTCTAAATCTTTTGAAAAGCTAGCCGAATCCTTCACTGGCACTAAAATTGATTACAACAAGCGCGTTCCTGCTTACCGCATGGATGCTTATACCAGCAATAATTTACCTAGTTAA
- a CDS encoding secondary thiamine-phosphate synthase enzyme YjbQ: protein MVHQEQINISTKGNGDMHDLTEKVNQVVKNSGIQKGMVNVFNVGSTGAIGAIEFEPGLQRDLPEILNKLIPPSRDYFHEQTWHDGNGHSHLQATWLGPSLTVPIANGKLVLGTWQQIFHLDCDNKARQRKVMITVYGE, encoded by the coding sequence ATGGTTCATCAAGAGCAAATTAATATTTCAACTAAGGGCAATGGTGATATGCACGACTTGACGGAAAAAGTAAATCAAGTTGTGAAAAATTCGGGAATTCAAAAGGGAATGGTAAATGTATTTAATGTTGGTAGCACAGGGGCAATTGGAGCAATTGAATTTGAACCGGGATTGCAAAGAGATTTACCGGAAATTCTCAATAAATTAATTCCTCCCAGTCGGGATTATTTTCACGAACAAACGTGGCATGATGGTAATGGACATTCCCATTTACAAGCAACTTGGCTTGGCCCTTCTTTAACTGTGCCGATCGCAAATGGTAAATTAGTTTTAGGAACTTGGCAACAAATTTTTCACCTTGACTGCGATAATAAAGCTCGACAAAGAAAGGTAATGATTACTGTTTATGGCGAGTAA